A genomic stretch from Psilocybe cubensis strain MGC-MH-2018 chromosome 1, whole genome shotgun sequence includes:
- a CDS encoding Extracellular metalloprotease (Extracellular metalloprotease VDBG_01143), with product MKISAAIQTLLVLGASITVPISLVQAAPQGEYSLEKAFASSFSSHRYNAKRLCGTHISAERKASVERKFAAQRIAAPETAKAVAPVIDVYFNVIAANKTIAGGWIPAHQIKSQIAVLNRDFKSTGVQYRLAKVTRYISKRWFNGVAPEGAMQTEMKQKLRKGGPETLNVYTVGFHNTQAEGLLGHATFPTDYKSLPKDDGVVIQYGTLPGGNLAPFNKGKTLTHEVGHWVGLYHTFEGGSCSSSGDEVSDTPAQLKPTSGCPIANPDTCPGKAGLDPIHNFMDYSDDVCLTHFSAGQGTRLRAQLRTYREIDV from the exons ATGAAAATCTCCGCCGCGATTCAAACCCTCCTCGTGCTGGGAGCATCAATCACAGTGCCGATCTCCCTGGTACAAGCAGCACCCCAAGGCGAGTACTCTCTGGAGAAGGCCTTTGCAAGCTCTTTTTCTAGCCACCGATATAATGCCAAAAG GCTATGCGGTACACACATCAGCGCGGAAAGAAAGGCGTCTGTCGAGCGCAAGTTCGCTGCACAGCGAATAGCAGCCCCAGAAACTGCCAAGGCAGTAGCGCCAGTCATTGACGTATATTTCAATGTTATTGCTGCAAATAAGACTATCGCTGGAGGATGGATCCC GGCGCACCAGATCAAATCTCAGATTGCGGTTCTGAATAGAGATTTCAAGAGCACTGGAGTACAATACCGTCTGGCGAAGGTAACAAGATACATCTCGAAGCGGTGGTTCAACGGTGTTGCTCCTGAAGG GGCTATGCAAACTGAAATGAAACAGAAACTCAGAAAAGGTGGACCAGAAACACTCAATGTGTATACCGTTGG GTTCCATAACACACAGGCAGAGGGCCTACTAGGACATGCGACATTCCCCACAGACTACAAGAGTCTCCCGAAGGACGACGGGGTTGTGATCCAGTATGGCACCCTTCCTGGGGGCAATTTGGCTCCGTTCAACAAAGGCAAGACGCTCACACACGAAGTCGGTCATTGGGTCGGACTTTACCACACTTTCGAG GGAGGATCTTGTTCATCGAGCGGCGATGAAGTCTCCGACACCCCTGCCCAATTAAAGCCTACATCTGGATGCCCCATTGCAAACCCAGACACTTGTCCTGGCAAGGCTGGTCTCGATCCTATTC ACAACTTTATGGATTACTCGGATGATGTCTGTTTGACACATTTCAGCGCTGGACAAGGGACACGCTTGAGGGCACAGCTGAGAACATACCGAGAAATTGATGTCTGA